A region of Gemmatimonadota bacterium DNA encodes the following proteins:
- the holA gene encoding DNA polymerase III subunit delta, whose protein sequence is MPVLSLPQLQRALGKTPPRGAFYLAGSEAILKDEALAALLDRALDPGLRDFNLDYLSASNLEPDELAAACSTLPMMADVRVVVVRDIESWKRKSKGKQPAVRYLEKPAPETVLIFVQGNDDDPDADLAAHCTVIDCKALLGDALDAWLEDRLQGAGITLAPEALEHLLRATGGDLGTLTAEVAKLSSLQVTGPIDRETVGSLVGIRFGETVEDWRDAVLRDDTARAISLVPQVLALSGVSGVRLVTLLGTSLLVLRWGRCTAEAKKIRDRALAEQVKSFAFRIRPPVGSYPPFAALVGEVVGRWSLPRLRTAIAATLAADAALKNTTISDEGGIVTDLVLMLATSRARKAA, encoded by the coding sequence ATGCCCGTCCTCTCCCTTCCCCAGCTGCAGCGCGCCCTCGGCAAGACTCCGCCCCGGGGGGCGTTCTACCTGGCCGGCAGCGAGGCGATCCTCAAGGATGAGGCGTTGGCGGCGCTGCTCGATCGGGCGCTCGACCCGGGCCTCCGCGACTTCAACCTCGACTACCTCTCCGCGTCCAACCTGGAGCCCGACGAGCTCGCCGCGGCGTGCAGCACGCTGCCGATGATGGCCGACGTGCGGGTGGTGGTGGTGCGCGACATCGAGTCGTGGAAGCGGAAGAGCAAGGGGAAGCAGCCCGCCGTGCGCTACCTCGAGAAGCCGGCGCCGGAGACGGTGCTGATCTTCGTGCAGGGGAACGACGACGACCCCGATGCCGACCTCGCCGCCCACTGCACGGTGATCGATTGCAAGGCGCTGCTGGGCGACGCGCTCGATGCGTGGCTGGAGGACCGCCTCCAGGGTGCCGGGATCACGCTCGCTCCCGAAGCGCTGGAGCACCTGCTCCGGGCCACCGGTGGCGATCTGGGGACGTTGACGGCCGAGGTGGCGAAGCTCTCCTCGCTCCAGGTGACCGGGCCGATCGACCGCGAGACGGTCGGCTCGCTGGTCGGGATCCGCTTCGGGGAGACGGTCGAGGACTGGCGCGACGCGGTGCTCCGCGACGACACCGCCCGCGCCATCTCGCTCGTCCCCCAGGTGCTTGCCTTGAGTGGCGTCTCGGGGGTCCGCCTGGTCACCCTGCTCGGCACCTCGCTTCTGGTGCTCCGCTGGGGCCGCTGCACCGCCGAGGCGAAGAAGATCCGCGACCGCGCGCTGGCGGAGCAGGTCAAGAGCTTCGCCTTCCGGATACGGCCGCCGGTGGGGAGTTATCCTCCATTCGCCGCCTTGGTGGGCGAGGTGGTCGGGCGCTGGTCATTGCCCCGCCTCCGCACCGCGATCGCCGCGACCCTCGCGGCCGATGCGGCCCTCAAGAACACCACGATTTCTGATGAAGGAGGGATCGTGACCGATCTCGTCTTGATGCTGGCCACGTCGCGCGCGCGGAAGGCGGCGTGA